Genomic DNA from Betaproteobacteria bacterium:
CATTTTCGCATCGGATTCACGATTCTTCGCTGGGCCTTCTGGTTCGCGCTGGCCGGCGCGGTCCTGTCGGTGGCCGGCCTAGTGATCACCGGCGGAAGGCCCCGCCGAACCCTGGTCGCGGCGTTCATCGGCGCCGCGGTCGGTGTCATGGCGGCATACATTCCCTGGACCTGGAAGCAGACGGCCGACGCGCTGCCCTACATCCACGATATCAGTACCGATACCGCAAGCCCGCCGGAGTTCGTCGCCGCCGCCAAACTCCGCAAGCCGGGTGACCATCCGGTGACTTATGACGGCAAGGAAGTCGCCGACCTGCAGCAGAAGGCGTATCCCGACGTCGTTACCCTGACGACCAAGACCCCCGGCGAAAAAGTATTTGAAGCCGCGAAGACCGTCATCGCGTCGATGGGCATGCAATTGGTCGATGCCGACCCGGCCCAGGGACGCATCGAGGCCAACCAGACCAGTCTGTTCTACGGATTCACCGATGACATGGTCGTTCGCATTACAACCGGCACGGATGGAACGAAAGTGGATGTGCGTTCAAAATCGCGCGTCGGCCGCAGCGACCTCGGCCAGAATGCGAAGCGCATCCGCGCTTTTCTGCAGCGTCTGAAAACGAACCTGGGCTAGAACGCCATCGGTTTGCGGTCCTGCAGCGTCAGCCAGCCGCGCGCGACCCGGTAGATGACCCAGAGGCCGGCCGCGATGCAGATGATCCACGCCACTGGGATGCCGATCAGCGTCACGAACAACATCGCGCCGATCACGATCCACAGCAGCGCAAACCAGAACGTGCGGATCTGCCAGCGAAAATGGGATTCGAGGAATGTGCCGCGGGTGTTGTGCCGATAGACGTAGTTGATGATGACCGCGATGATCGACGGAATGCCGAATACGAAAGCGCCGACGATGGTGACCGCACTGGTCAGCCCGATGAGGATGCTGAGGGCATGCAGCGCGTAGATGATCTGCGCGGTGGTGACGAGCGAGCTTGGAGCCCCGTCGCCGGAAATTTCGATTTCTGCCATGCCGTTCTCCAGGGTTTCGATAAGAGCTACGGGCTTCGACCCGTTGCCGCCCGGAAAATTCAACCGGCGGTTCGCGTCACCAGGCTGTTGCCAGCATCGTGACGACGACCAGTGCCATCGCCGCCGTTGCCAGCCAGCCGAGAAATTTCAGACGGCGCTTGATCACGAACTGACCCATAACCTCGGCCCGGGTTGCTATCAGCATCATCACGATCATGATCGGAACCGCGATGACGCCGTTGATCACGGCGCTCCAGAACAACGCCTTGATCGGATCGATCGGGGTGAAATCTAGCAGCAGCCCGCCCAGGGTCGCGAACGCGATGATTGCGTAAAATTCCGTGGCCTCGAACAGTTTGCGGTCGAGGCCCTGGCGCCAGCCGAAGCTGTCAGCCACGGCGTAAGCGGTGGCCCCGGCCAGCACCGGCACCGCCAGCATGCCCGTGCCGATGATGCCGAGGCTGAACAGCAGGAAGGAGAAGTCGCCCGCGATCGGGCGCAGCGCCTGCGCTGCCTGGGCGGAAGTCTGGATCTGGGTGATGCCCGCGACATGCAGGGTCACCGCCGCGGAAAGAATGATGAAGAAGGCGATCAGGTTGGAGAAACCCATGCCGACGTAAGTGTCCAGCTTGATGCGACACAGGTGCAGCCGGGCATCTTCCGGCGTGCTCGTCAGCGAGGAGGAGCCGTTGCCGGCACGCAGCTCCTCGACTTCCTGGGAGGCCTGCCAGAAGAACAGGTAGGGACTGATCGTGGTGCCGAACACCGCGACCACGACAGCGACGAACTCCGGATTGAACGACAGTTCCGGCGCCAGCGACTGCCGGATCGCCGGGATCCAGTCTATGTGCACCGAGAACGCGACCGCCACATACGCCAGCAGCGACAGCGTCAGCCATTTCAGCACGCGCACGTAGCTCTGATAAGGAATGAAGACCTGCAGCAGCAGGCTCAGCATGCCGAAGACGACGGCATGGCCGTGTTCGCCGCCGCCCACAACCAGTTGCAGAGCTTCGCCCATGGCGGCGATGTCGGCCGCGATGTTGATGGTGTTGGCTATGACGAGCAGTGAAACGACGACCAGCAGGACCCAGCGCGGAAACAGGCGGCGGATGTTGGCGGCAAGACCTTCACCCGTGACGCGGCCGATGCGCGCGCTGACGATCTGGATGCCGACCATCAACGGGAAGGTGATCAGCGCCGTCCACAGCATGTTCAACCCGAACTGCGCGCCGGCCTGCGAGTAGGTGGCGATGCCGCTCGGATCGTCGTCGGCGGCGCCGGTGATCACGCCGGGACCGAGTTTGCGCAGGAAGGATTGGCCGTCCGTCTTTTTCAGCGGTTCGCTCATGGGTTCTCCGGAAAGGAGCACAGGGCGAACGCAATGGGGTCGCGCGGTGCCGCGGCTCTAACGCCAGCCGGCGAATAGCGTTGACGTCGCGGACGACGGGCCAACGAACACGGTGTCAGGCGCCTGCGGTCACGGCCGGAGTGCGACCGCGACGACGCTCATTCCAGGTCCTGGCCCTCTCGAGATAAAGGTAGATCACCGGTGTGATGTACAGGGTCAGCAGTTGCGAC
This window encodes:
- a CDS encoding DUF1499 domain-containing protein, which encodes MNAQQSPGPARLGNRLVVIGLLVALASAAAMVFSGIGYRLDLYHFRIGFTILRWAFWFALAGAVLSVAGLVITGGRPRRTLVAAFIGAAVGVMAAYIPWTWKQTADALPYIHDISTDTASPPEFVAAAKLRKPGDHPVTYDGKEVADLQQKAYPDVVTLTTKTPGEKVFEAAKTVIASMGMQLVDADPAQGRIEANQTSLFYGFTDDMVVRITTGTDGTKVDVRSKSRVGRSDLGQNAKRIRAFLQRLKTNLG
- a CDS encoding divalent metal cation transporter; this translates as MSEPLKKTDGQSFLRKLGPGVITGAADDDPSGIATYSQAGAQFGLNMLWTALITFPLMVGIQIVSARIGRVTGEGLAANIRRLFPRWVLLVVVSLLVIANTINIAADIAAMGEALQLVVGGGEHGHAVVFGMLSLLLQVFIPYQSYVRVLKWLTLSLLAYVAVAFSVHIDWIPAIRQSLAPELSFNPEFVAVVVAVFGTTISPYLFFWQASQEVEELRAGNGSSSLTSTPEDARLHLCRIKLDTYVGMGFSNLIAFFIILSAAVTLHVAGITQIQTSAQAAQALRPIAGDFSFLLFSLGIIGTGMLAVPVLAGATAYAVADSFGWRQGLDRKLFEATEFYAIIAFATLGGLLLDFTPIDPIKALFWSAVINGVIAVPIMIVMMLIATRAEVMGQFVIKRRLKFLGWLATAAMALVVVTMLATAW